Proteins encoded in a region of the Zunongwangia endophytica genome:
- a CDS encoding acyl-CoA thioesterase has product MRFHTRKWIKPQDLNPNRTLFGGRLLEWIDEECALYSIIQLENPKTVTKYMSEIDFKSSANEGDIIEIGIEVVKFGSASITLKCEVRNKMTRETIITVDKIVMVGLDENGKPKPHGKTQVEFVKDRLGDK; this is encoded by the coding sequence ATGAGATTTCATACAAGAAAGTGGATCAAACCCCAAGATTTAAATCCTAATAGAACACTTTTTGGTGGCCGATTATTAGAGTGGATTGATGAAGAATGTGCGTTGTACAGTATTATTCAGCTTGAAAATCCTAAGACGGTAACTAAGTATATGAGTGAGATCGATTTCAAAAGTTCAGCTAATGAAGGTGATATTATTGAAATTGGTATCGAAGTAGTGAAATTTGGATCGGCTTCCATCACATTAAAATGTGAAGTTCGAAATAAAATGACTAGAGAAACTATCATTACTGTAGATAAAATTGTAATGGTTGGACTGGATGAAAACGGAAAACCAAAACCACACGGAAAAACACAAGTCGAATTTGTAAAAGATCGATTGGGAGATAAATAA